A single region of the Amphiura filiformis chromosome 7, Afil_fr2py, whole genome shotgun sequence genome encodes:
- the LOC140156941 gene encoding uncharacterized protein: protein MAEKSQKTQVSDHTKALMDISKKLQIVDKKRLIFLCKDHIAHQDLDNIKTGLDLFKALERGRHVKKDCDVSLLLEILYAVGRIDLCDGLAEKMKVPKFTNKTKKHISKYRYLLLEITMTLADQEVDDMKYMVSELLGCDEDNIEDIFNLLTQLEKNGCISKANVRCLYEDLISHQRLKTKLKEYEEAIQVELEQVGQEDNSTVDGELEGRDEITLNQRHTEEEFKETVLMKETTNAQGRTSTIEAAGLSQPSTNSDREPFVLQYSLLTSLSKLLNSNHPLGNDWRGLAGQYLDLTADDVYDMERKENPTRYVLDLWRERGKTLADLKTALEQMGRTDCSDKIQEHIEKGDTGEARYRFSSLSAIAQPTDNPMPSGLSSETDGSPLRPTPGNRARTLSDNESYDIFLLFSEHDVDTDIYKDVTGLFTKMKLSTISMHELVLGKDKFSNFYIMLERCSYTMCLLTPRFLKDVWCKKYVIQACEKAVREEETTVLYVKDKGFSDADIPSGLKGITGTEHGSWAFEKVLKNTFKALS, encoded by the exons ATGGCTGAGAAGAGTCAGAAGACGCAAGTTTCCGACCACACAAAAGCTTTGATGGACATAAGTAAGAAATTGCAAATCGTTGACAAGAAAAGACTGATCTTCCTCTGCAAAGATCACATAGCACATCAGGACCTTGATAATATCAAAACAGGACTAGACCTCTTCAAAGCTCTAGAAAGAGGAAGGCATGTCAAAAAAGACTGTGATGTTTCTTTGTTGCTGGAGATACTGTATGCGGTAGGAAGGATAGATCTTTGTGATGGATTAGCTGAAAAAATGAAAGTACCCAAGTTTACTAACAAGACAAAGAAACACATTAGCAAGTACAG ATATCTTCTCTTGGAGATTACCATGACATTGGCAGATCAAGAAGTAGATGATATGAAATATATGGTGTCTGAGTTATTAGGGTGTGATGAAGACAACATTGAAGACATCTTCAACCTGCTCACACAGTTAGAGAAGAATGGATGCATTTCAAAGGCGAATGTCAGGTGTCTGTATGAAGACCTCATTTCACATCAACGATTGAAGACAAAGTTGAAAGAATATGAAG AAGCCATACAAGTTGAGTTAGAACAAGTGGGCCAAGAAGACAACTCTACTGTAGATGGAGAGTTGGAAGGAAGAGATGAGATTACATTGAACCAAAGACACACAGAGGAGGAATTTAAAGAGACAGTACTGATGAAAGAAACCACCAATGCACAGG gAAGAACAAGCACCATTGAAGCAGCTGGACTTTCTCAACCTAGTACTAACTCT GATCGGGAACCCTTTGTACTTCAATATAGTTTGTTGACCAGCTTATCAAAGTTGTTGAATTCTAACCATCCGCTGGGAAATGATTGGCGAGGATTGGCTGGTCAATATTTGGACCTAACTGCAGATGATGTGTATGATATGGAAAGGAAGGAGAATCCAACAAGATATGTGTTGGATTTATGGAGAGAGCGTGGAAAGACTCTTGCAGATTTGAAAACTGCCTTAGAACAGATGGGGAGGACTGATTGTTCAGATAAAATCcaagaacatattgaaaaag GAGATACGGGAGAAGCTAGATATCGATTCTCATCACTATCAGCCATAGCCCAACCTACAGACAATCCTATGCCATCTGGTTTGTCATCAGAAACAGATGGATCTCCTCTAAGACCAACTCCTGGGAACAGAGCTCGTACACTCAGCGACAACGAATCATACGACATTTTTCTGCTGTTTAGTGAGCATGATGTGGACACAGACATATATAAAGATGTTACTGGACTTTTCACCAAGATGAAGCTTTCAACTATATCCATGCATGAGTTGGTTTTAGGGAAagataaattttcaaacttctacATCATGCTGGAAAGATGTTCATATACAATGTGTCTTCTCACACCACGTTTTCTGAAAGATGTTTGGTGCAAAAAGTATGTTATTCAAGCTTGTGAGAAAGCAGTTAGGGAGGAAGAGACAACTGTTTTGTATGTAAAGGATAAAGGCTTCAGTGATGCTGATATCCCATCAGGACTGAAGGGTATAACAGGAACAGAGCATGGTAGTTGGGCATTTGAGAAGGTTCTGAAGAATACATTTAAAGCGTTATCTTAG